The nucleotide sequence TATCAAGTGAAAATTGAAGGAACCGGCCAGCCGGGTGAAAAAGGAGAGATTTTGATTCAAGGGCCGCAAGTGACACCGGGGTATATTGGCAAGTTTTCGGACCGCAATGTTAAGGAAGACGGCTGGCTCCATACAGGGGACATCGGTTATATGGATGAAGAAGGCTTTTTATTCGTCATTGACCGGCGCTCGGATTTAATCGTTTCAGGCGGGGAAAATATCTACCCGGCCGAGATTGAGAAAGTGCTGCTTGCGCATCCAGCTGTCCGGGAAGCAGGCGTATGCGGGGTGCCGGATGCGCAATGGGGCGAAATTCCGGCCGCGTTTGTTGTATTGAATGCACCAGCAGAAGCAGAGGAATTAATCGCTTACTGCAAGAAACAAATTGCCTCCTATAAAGTACCGAAGCGTTTATCCTTTGTTGAAGCGCTGCCGCGCAATGCATCGAACAAACTGCTCAGAAGAGAGCTGAAGCTATGGAACTGACCATTTCGGCCATTGATATATATGAAGTGAAAAAACCATTAAAACAGCCGTTCAAGACCTCTTTACAGACAGTGGAAGAGCGGGAAAGCCTGATTGTGAAAGTCAGCGACGCAGAAGGCTCGGGAGGCTACGGAGAGTGTGTCGCGTTCACGACCCCTTGGTACACGGAAGAAACGGTGGCAAGCTGCCGTTTTGTCATTCAAGAAGTGCTGATTCCGTTATTGCTGCATCAAAACCTGAAGCATCCCGGACAAGTCAACCGGATTTTCCAGCAAGTGAAAGGCAACCGGATGGCGAAAGCGGCTGTTGAGATGGCTGTCTGGGATTTGTTTGCCAAGAAAAAAGGCGTGCCGCTATGGAAACTGGTCGGCGGAGAAAAAAAGGCGATCCCGGCAGGCATTGTCGTGGCTGCAGATCCTGAGAACATTGAAAGCCAGGTGGCAAAGGCAACTGCTGCAGGATACAAACGCGTTAAAATCAAAATCAGTCCGTTATCTGATTTGGATTTGCTGTCAGGCATCATCCGGAAATACCCGGAGCAGCTGTTTTTCGCAGATGCCAATGGCACCTTTGCGGAAGAAACCTTTGAACAATTGCTAGAACTTGACCAGGCTGGCTTTGCCTTGATCGAACAGCCTTTTGGGGAAGAACAATGGGAGCTCCATGCAAAAGCAAAGAAGTCCATGAAAACTGCTATTTGCCTGGATGAAAGCATCCGCAGTTTTGAAGACGTCCAACGGATGATTGAAGAACAAGCAGGAGATATGATTGTCCTGAAGATGGGGCGCCTTGGCGGCTGGAGTGAGACGCTGAAGGTTGCCAGACTATGCAATAACCATTCCATCGGCATGTGGGTTGGCGGGATGATCGAGTTCGGTGTATCAAAAGCGCACAATTTGGCTTTGGCATCTTTGCCGGAGATCATCTTGCCCGGCGATTTTTCCGATTCGCTTCATTTTTGGCAGGAAGATATTGTCTTCCCGGAAATCCGCGTGGACAATGGTGAGGTGATGTTGAGCGAAGAGAACGGCATCGGTTACGAAGTGAAAATATGAATAAGGCTGAATCCTTTTTGGATTTCAGTCTTTTTTTGTTAAGATAAGAAATATGATAGTAGAATTTTCGAAATCTACCGAATAGGAAAAGGAAGGGAGGAAATATTATGAAAAACTTTACTAAAGCCACTATCCATAATTTATCTATCGGTACTCCGAAAACTTTGAAATATGGAAATGGCAAAGAAATGCAATCAGCTATTGAAAAACAAGCAGTCGAGCGGGTATTTTTGGCGAAAGAAGGGTTCCACGGGGACCAAGTAGCAGATTTAAAACATCACGGCGGACCAGAACGGGCCGTGTGCATTTACCCAGCGGAGCATTACCCGCTATGGGAACAGGAATTCCAGAAGCCGCTGCCGCCGGCAACATTCGGAGAAAACCTGACAGTGTCAGGCATGCTGGAACAGGATGTATACATCGGCGATATTTTCCGGATTGGCGATGCAATTATTCAAGTGACGCAAGGAAGAGTGCCTTGCCAAACCATTGATCGCCGGCTGGAAATGACCCCTTTAATGAAACGGATGGTGAAGACCGGTTTTACCGGGTATCTTTGCCGGGTTCTTGAAGAAGGAGAAATTCGAGCGGATTCGGACATTGAATTAATTGAGTCACATCCTGAACAGATCTCTGTTCTTTATACCAATGAAGTGAATTTCCACCGAGCAAAAGACATCGAGGCAATGACAAAGATATTAAAAGTAGATGCATTGGCAGAAGAATGGCGGAAACATTTCGAGAAACGGCTGGAGAAGCTGACTGCTTCCCAATAAAGAATTGAAATACAGGCAAGAAAATAGATGAGATGATCGGTGATCCGCCAAAAATGAGCTATTCGAAAGCAAATTTTATCCCAAAAAGGATGTAGATGAATGTCAGGGGGGATGAATCTTTTGCTAACGTACAATGGAAAGTCGAGCGGTCTAAGAGGAGGCGTGCTAATGAGAGGGATTGTTTCTCTATTACTATTGGGATTTACGTTTCTAATGTTCAATGATTTTTTTCCTGAAGCATTGCCGGGTTTGAATGTTTCCAAATGGATCGTTTTACTGCTTTTCTTAGTTATTTTCATTTGCATAAGCGTTTCGGCTGATAAAGAACTAGAGGAACACCGAACATTAAAATGGACTTTATTTAGCAGCTTGTATTTAATGTTTGTAATCATCGGTATGAGTTTGCTTGGCGGCCAATCCACATCTGGAATTTCTCTGGACAGCCCCATCGTATGGGCATTGTTTTTGGTGTCGCTTTTCCAAATTTCAGTTCAGCTAAAGCGCCGGAATTCAAAAAAATCACAAGAACTATAAAAAGCTTGGGAGTGTAGCAATGTTTTTAAAAAGAATCAGTTTGATGCGGGACCAAGTGCCGGATTTTTCGCAGCATCCGTTTGATATTCCCTCAATTGCTAGTTTCGATCAATTGAACTTGGCGAGTCCCGTAACCTTCTTTGTCGGAGAAAACGGTTCGGGGAAGTCGACGCTGCTGGAAGCGATTGCGGACAAATGCGGCTTTAACACGGCTGGCGGCGGGCGCAATAATACATATGAAACCCATGCGGCAGAATCGGAACTCGGAGACTACGTCCGGCTGTCCTGGATGCCGAAAGTGTCGAACGGCTTTTTCATGCGGGCGGAATCTTTCTATCATTTCGCTTCCCATATCGACGAATTACAAAGGGATGGGAATGATGCTTATCGGAGCTACGGCGGCCGTTCGCTGCACGCCCAGTCACACGGGGAATCATTTCTGTCGCTGTTCATGAACCGCTTTAACGGCCAGGCCATCTATCTTCTTGATGAGCCGGAAGCGGCGCTGTCTCCCCAGCGCCAGCTGACTTTTCTGCGCATCATGCACGAGCTGGCAGAAGAAGAGGAATGCCAATTTATCATTGCCACACATTCGCCGATTCTTTTGGGCTACCCGGGAGCACAAATCCTGAGCTTTGATGGCGGCGCAATAGAAGAAATCGGTTATGAAGAAACAGACCATTTTAAAATCACCAAATACTTTCTAGACCATCGTGAAAAGTTTTTGAAAGAGTTATTGGAGGAAGAATAAAACAAGAAACTGGATTGGGGAGATTGGATTGGGAAATCGCCGGATTTGGGAAGAAACAGAGGAAAGCTCGGAAATGGCACCAGTGAGCGAGGCTATGATCAATAAAGCAGAAGAAGAACTGGGCGTAAAACTGCCGCAGGCCTATCTTCAATTGCTGCGTGAACAAAACGGTGGATCAATCCGTTTTAATGCCCATCCGGCAAGTGAACCTAACGCCTGGGCAGAAGACCATGTTCAGATGGACTTCATCATGGGCATTGAAGAAGGCGAAGGCATACTCGGCAGTGCCTATTTGATCGAGGAATGGGATATGCCGAAGGGTTTGGTGCTTTTATCAGGAGACGGCCATTCATGGGTTGCGCTGGATTACCGGCAAGTAAAAGAAAATCCGCCTGTCATTTATATTGATAATGAAGGCGGCCAATTGGTTGAACTTGCGCCTTCTTTCGAGGTTTTTCTGGATGGACTTTATACTGCTGATGTAGAGATGGAAGACGGCGAGTACGAGGAAGCAATTGAGTTGTCGGAAGAGCAAGTGGCAGAAGGGCTCGATTCGGATGATCCGGCAACCTTAATAAGGTCGCTGAACCATCTTGAAGACAATCCGGTCTTGTATCTTCCGCTGATAGAAGAGAAACTTCCGAAGTTGTTAAAGCATCAAAATCCACAATTCAGAGAATTTGCTGTGGTTTATGCTTTTCATTTTCAAGGAAAAGGCGCATTAAGCAATGAACTGAGAGAACTGATATTGTCATTCGTCGAAAACGATGAAGAATTGAATTGTTACATCGAGAGTTTCAAGGAGCAATAAAAAAGCCAAAGCGGCGATGGGGGCGAGAGCGGCTTTGGCTTCGTGTCTACGATTGCTTTAGGTTTTCCTGGACCCGGTACCTGACGATTTCGCGGACCAATTCAAGCGGAAGTGGTTCATCAAGTGGAAACTGGACAGAGCCTTTGGCGCTTTTGTAGCGGGATAATTGTTCGGCGAAAGCGGCAATGCCGCTAGGGGCAGGGTAAAAGCCGATATGGTTCTTGAAAGCCGCAAAATGGACGAGATTGCCATTAAGATAAAACGTCGGCATTTGATAGCTGATTTTTTCTGCCGCCTGGGGCGCTTCTTCTTTGATCACCGTGCGCAGCTGTTGGAGCTTTTCCTGGATGTCCATCGGAAATTGGCTGATGTATTCATCAATCGTATGAAAGGATTCTTTTTCAGGTTTCATCGGTTCTCCTTTCTGTGAAGAAAAATCCTCACTCTTTTGTTCGTTTATCTTTAGCTCGATTATATACAAAAAAGGCGAAATCCCATCGGATTTCGCCTTTCTATTTATTTTAATGCTTTTTCTAATGTCTGCAAGTTCTTTTCCATCAAGGTGAAGTAAGTTTCTTCGCTATCAATATCATTTTGGGTGAGAACGCCTAAATTGTGCATCTGAAGTGCTTCTGCTCCAACTTCTTTTTGGATGACTTCCGTTAAATTGGATGAAACATTCTGTTCAAAAATAATGTAATTGATGTTTTTTTCTTTCGCCTGATCCACAATTTGAGTCAATTCTTTTTGCGAAGGCTCGTCCTGGCTGTTTAAACCGGCAATGGCTACTTGTTCAAACCCGTAAGGCTCGGCAATATAACCGAATGCTGAATGGGAGACAAAGAATGTGTCGTTTTCGACGCGTTCCGCGAGTTCGCCGAATGAGCGGTCCAAGTTCTCCAGGTCTACGATGAGCTCTGCATAATTGCTTTCGTAGGTCCCAGAACCATCAGGATCTGCTTCAATCAGTGAATTCTTGATGGATTCGGCCAAGGTCTGGCTCAGTACAGGCGACATCCAGACATGGGGATCCGTGGAGCCGTGGTTGTGCCCTTCATGCCCTTCTTCCTCATGAGCTTCTTCTTCATGCCCTTCTTCCTCATGAGCTTCTTCTTCATGGGCATGTTCATCTTCTTCATGAGCGTGCCCTTCTTCTTCATGAGCGTGCTCATCTTCTTCAGCATGCTCCCCGTGGCTGGCAGCCTCCAATTGTTCATCCGTTATAGCATCAGCTGTTGCGATAAACTGAACATTTTCACCGTTGAGTGTTTTTTTCGCACTGTCAATAAAACCTTCCAAGCCTAGGCCGATGTAAAACATCAAATCGGCTTCGGCAAGCGCAATCATGTCCTGTTGAGTCGGTTCAAAGCTGTGCTCGTTGGCGCCAGCCGGGTAAACCGATTCAACAGTGACACGATCTCCGCCGATGCGCTCAGTGAAATAAGTAAGCGGATAAACCGTGGTTTTGATATGCAGCTTGGCATCATCTTCTGGTTCCGTTTGGGAATCGATTGCCGGATTGCCGCAGGCTGCTAAAAATAGGATAAGGGCAATAAAGGGTATTAATTTTTTCATTATGTACCTCCAAATTGTAATGATTACGTTTTAATAACAAAATGTATGTTACAGCATGTTGTTTAAAAACACAAGAAAAACCACCAAATTATTTTTTTGGTGGCCATTGTTCCGGAACAAAATCGACTCCGCCTTTATTGAATGGATGGCATCGAAGGATCCGCCGTACCGCAAGATACCCGCCTTTGAATGCGCCGTGTTTTTCAACCGCTTCGATTCCATAATGGGAACACGTTGGATAAAAACGGCAGCTTGGCGGCGACAAGGGGGAGATGAACCGCTGGTAAAAGCGGAATATTTTCAACAAGATGGTCTTCATTTGAAGTCAGCTTCTTTCTGGAAAGGATCACTTATGTTTATTGTAAGCACAGGTGAGGTATAAATAAAGTATAAGAGCTTATCAAACTAATTGGAGAGTGATTGGAATGTCAGCAGAATTAAACCAGGAATTAAACGTACAGGTCGCAACATGGTCAGTCGTTTATACAAAATTACATAATTTCCACTGGTATGTAAAAGGGCATCAGTTCTTTACATTGCATGTGAAGTTTGAGGAGCTGTACAACGAAGCGACTCTACATATGGATGAAATCGCAGAACGCTTGTTGGCGCTTGGGGGCAAGCCGGTCGCAACGATGAAAGAGCAGCTGGAATTGTCAGTTGTTGATGAAGCAACCAGCCAGGAAAATTCAGATGAGATGGTGCAGACTGTCGTATCAGATTTTGATAAAATCATGAAATCCTTGAAAAAAGGGATGGAGTTGGCAGCAGCCGACAATGATGATATGACAGA is from Planococcus liqunii and encodes:
- the menC gene encoding o-succinylbenzoate synthase, with product MELTISAIDIYEVKKPLKQPFKTSLQTVEERESLIVKVSDAEGSGGYGECVAFTTPWYTEETVASCRFVIQEVLIPLLLHQNLKHPGQVNRIFQQVKGNRMAKAAVEMAVWDLFAKKKGVPLWKLVGGEKKAIPAGIVVAADPENIESQVAKATAAGYKRVKIKISPLSDLDLLSGIIRKYPEQLFFADANGTFAEETFEQLLELDQAGFALIEQPFGEEQWELHAKAKKSMKTAICLDESIRSFEDVQRMIEEQAGDMIVLKMGRLGGWSETLKVARLCNNHSIGMWVGGMIEFGVSKAHNLALASLPEIILPGDFSDSLHFWQEDIVFPEIRVDNGEVMLSEENGIGYEVKI
- a CDS encoding MOSC domain-containing protein; amino-acid sequence: MKNFTKATIHNLSIGTPKTLKYGNGKEMQSAIEKQAVERVFLAKEGFHGDQVADLKHHGGPERAVCIYPAEHYPLWEQEFQKPLPPATFGENLTVSGMLEQDVYIGDIFRIGDAIIQVTQGRVPCQTIDRRLEMTPLMKRMVKTGFTGYLCRVLEEGEIRADSDIELIESHPEQISVLYTNEVNFHRAKDIEAMTKILKVDALAEEWRKHFEKRLEKLTASQ
- a CDS encoding AAA family ATPase, with translation MFLKRISLMRDQVPDFSQHPFDIPSIASFDQLNLASPVTFFVGENGSGKSTLLEAIADKCGFNTAGGGRNNTYETHAAESELGDYVRLSWMPKVSNGFFMRAESFYHFASHIDELQRDGNDAYRSYGGRSLHAQSHGESFLSLFMNRFNGQAIYLLDEPEAALSPQRQLTFLRIMHELAEEEECQFIIATHSPILLGYPGAQILSFDGGAIEEIGYEETDHFKITKYFLDHREKFLKELLEEE
- a CDS encoding iron chaperone, which gives rise to MKPEKESFHTIDEYISQFPMDIQEKLQQLRTVIKEEAPQAAEKISYQMPTFYLNGNLVHFAAFKNHIGFYPAPSGIAAFAEQLSRYKSAKGSVQFPLDEPLPLELVREIVRYRVQENLKQS
- a CDS encoding metal ABC transporter solute-binding protein, Zn/Mn family, with the translated sequence MKKLIPFIALILFLAACGNPAIDSQTEPEDDAKLHIKTTVYPLTYFTERIGGDRVTVESVYPAGANEHSFEPTQQDMIALAEADLMFYIGLGLEGFIDSAKKTLNGENVQFIATADAITDEQLEAASHGEHAEEDEHAHEEEGHAHEEDEHAHEEEAHEEEGHEEEAHEEEGHEGHNHGSTDPHVWMSPVLSQTLAESIKNSLIEADPDGSGTYESNYAELIVDLENLDRSFGELAERVENDTFFVSHSAFGYIAEPYGFEQVAIAGLNSQDEPSQKELTQIVDQAKEKNINYIIFEQNVSSNLTEVIQKEVGAEALQMHNLGVLTQNDIDSEETYFTLMEKNLQTLEKALK
- the yidD gene encoding membrane protein insertion efficiency factor YidD gives rise to the protein MKTILLKIFRFYQRFISPLSPPSCRFYPTCSHYGIEAVEKHGAFKGGYLAVRRILRCHPFNKGGVDFVPEQWPPKK
- a CDS encoding Dps family protein, giving the protein MSAELNQELNVQVATWSVVYTKLHNFHWYVKGHQFFTLHVKFEELYNEATLHMDEIAERLLALGGKPVATMKEQLELSVVDEATSQENSDEMVQTVVSDFDKIMKSLKKGMELAAADNDDMTEDMLNAIHQNLEKHSWMLSAFLGEKK